One Bacillus solimangrovi DNA segment encodes these proteins:
- a CDS encoding rhodanese-like domain-containing protein, with amino-acid sequence MALGAIAIYIVITQLIQRRYLKTLTEEEFKEGYRKAQLIDVREPDEFDRGHILGARNIPLTQMRTRKQEIRTDKPVYIYCQNSFRCARAASTLHKLGCKDINQLQGGFRKWGGRIKKKN; translated from the coding sequence ATTGCGCTCGGTGCAATTGCTATATACATTGTAATCACACAGCTAATTCAGCGTCGATACTTGAAAACGTTGACAGAAGAAGAATTTAAAGAAGGATATCGTAAGGCACAGTTAATTGATGTTCGTGAACCAGATGAATTTGACAGAGGGCATATTCTTGGTGCACGCAACATTCCGCTTACACAAATGCGTACACGTAAGCAGGAAATCCGAACAGACAAGCCCGTTTATATTTATTGTCAAAACAGCTTTCGCTGTGCTCGTGCAGCAAGCACATTACACAAATTAGGTTGTAAAGATATAAATCAATTACAGGGTGGCTTCAGAAAATGGGGCGGTCGAATTAAGAAAAAGAACTAG
- a CDS encoding lipoate--protein ligase family protein, with translation MAKETWRFIDSGNCTPSYNMALDEALLNWHSEGKIPPTIRFYGWNPPTLSVGYFQQVKREINMEAVERYGLGFVRRPTGGRGVLHDKELTYSVIVSEDHPEMPKTVVEAYRVISEGILEGFKGLGLDAYFAIPRTDEERQSLKNPRSSVCFDAPSWYELVVEGRKVAGSAQTRQKGVILQHGSILLDIDEDMLFDLFKYKNERLRERMQKMFSQKAVAINELTKQPVTIDEASKAFKIGFEKGLNIELEPYELSESEKEYVHQIAKERYENDEWNFRR, from the coding sequence GTGGCGAAAGAGACATGGCGTTTTATTGATTCAGGGAATTGTACTCCATCATATAATATGGCGTTAGATGAAGCTTTGTTAAATTGGCATAGTGAGGGTAAGATTCCACCTACAATTCGTTTTTATGGATGGAATCCCCCAACGTTATCGGTTGGATACTTTCAACAAGTGAAACGTGAAATAAACATGGAAGCAGTAGAAAGATATGGTTTAGGTTTCGTGCGTCGTCCAACTGGTGGTCGTGGTGTATTGCATGATAAAGAGCTAACATATAGTGTAATTGTATCTGAGGATCATCCAGAGATGCCGAAGACAGTTGTAGAAGCTTATAGAGTCATTTCTGAAGGGATTCTTGAAGGATTTAAGGGGTTAGGTCTTGATGCTTATTTTGCAATCCCTCGTACAGACGAGGAGCGTCAGAGTTTGAAGAATCCTCGCTCAAGTGTCTGCTTTGATGCCCCATCTTGGTATGAGTTAGTTGTAGAAGGACGTAAAGTTGCAGGTAGTGCACAAACGAGGCAAAAAGGCGTTATTTTACAGCACGGATCAATTTTACTAGATATTGATGAGGATATGTTATTTGATTTATTTAAATACAAAAATGAACGTTTACGAGAACGTATGCAAAAAATGTTTAGTCAAAAAGCAGTTGCCATTAATGAGTTAACAAAACAGCCTGTTACTATAGATGAGGCGAGCAAAGCGTTTAAAATAGGTTTTGAAAAAGGATTGAACATTGAATTAGAACCATATGAACTATCAGAGAGTGAAAAAGAATATGTACATCAAATAGCTAAAGAACGATATGAGAATGATGAATGGAATTTTCGTCGGTAA
- a CDS encoding vitamin B12-dependent ribonucleotide reductase has product MMVTVNADKQLSVNVEKLNSEIRLFPQVHPITEDMEITHKGVSRLVMLDRYAFKDTEKITLSEGDFVVLTIKADPKFPARGLGYIQQVDLEKKQATVKVESDYIGALDNPEEAQTGIIVRSLDVIDKPLEIYYEQIAMRNATGLASVEKTEDKRKEWFKKFYKELVSLNFVPAGRVLYGAGSNTDVTYFNCYVMPFVQDSREGISEHRKQVMEIMSRGGGVGTNGSTLRPRNALARGVNGKSSGSVSWLDDIAKLTHLVEQGGSRRGAQMIMLSVTHPDVVEFIISKMQNPRILRFLIETTQDEHINRLAKEKLNFKPLSETERDMYQGIVNYKKIAGQGGFTAQVIKEAEEKLETGGTYSVHNPDFLTGANISVCLTKEFMDAVENDDVFELKFPDVENYNEQEMKEYNEKWHSIGDVREWERMGYKVRTYRAIKAKELWNLINICATYSAEPGIFFIDNANEMTNATAYGQKVVATNPCGEQPLAPYSVCNLAAVNLAEMADKDNKTVDFEKLRETVRVGVRMQDNVIDATPYFLEENKKQALGERRVGLGVMGLHDLLIYCETEYGSAKGNELIDNIFETIATTAYSESVELAKEKGSFPYLEGTTAEESMKIRHRFTETGFMKRMPEDVRESIIEHGIRNSHLLTVAPTGSTGTMVGVSTGLEPYFSFSYYRSGRLGKFIEVKADILQEYLDRHPEVDANELPAWFISAMELSPEAHADVQCVIQRWVDSSISKTVNAPKGYTVEQVEGVYERLYRGGAKGGTVYVDGSRDAQVLTLTKEENSFDDKQEEQAKDTSHVVLVDTINALRSTDVTIGSEVGNTCPVCRQGTVEEIGGCNTCTNCNAQLKCGL; this is encoded by the coding sequence ATGATGGTGACAGTTAATGCTGATAAACAATTATCAGTCAATGTCGAAAAGCTGAATTCAGAGATACGTTTATTTCCGCAAGTGCACCCAATCACCGAAGATATGGAAATCACACATAAAGGTGTATCACGACTTGTAATGCTAGACCGATATGCATTCAAGGATACGGAAAAGATTACTCTTTCAGAAGGAGATTTTGTCGTATTAACGATAAAAGCAGACCCGAAGTTCCCTGCACGAGGGCTTGGTTACATTCAACAAGTTGATTTGGAAAAAAAGCAGGCAACTGTTAAGGTCGAGAGTGATTATATTGGTGCATTGGATAATCCGGAAGAGGCGCAGACAGGCATCATCGTTCGTTCACTCGATGTAATTGATAAACCATTAGAAATATACTATGAACAAATTGCAATGCGAAATGCGACTGGTCTTGCATCTGTTGAAAAAACAGAGGACAAGCGTAAAGAATGGTTTAAGAAGTTCTATAAAGAATTAGTATCACTTAACTTCGTTCCAGCAGGACGTGTACTGTACGGTGCAGGTTCAAATACAGATGTAACATATTTTAATTGTTATGTAATGCCATTTGTGCAAGATTCACGTGAAGGTATTTCAGAACATCGCAAACAGGTAATGGAGATTATGTCTCGTGGTGGTGGTGTAGGGACAAATGGTTCAACTCTTCGTCCTCGAAATGCACTTGCACGTGGTGTCAATGGTAAATCATCAGGTTCCGTTTCTTGGCTTGATGATATTGCGAAGTTGACTCACCTTGTAGAGCAAGGTGGATCAAGACGTGGAGCACAGATGATTATGCTTTCAGTAACACACCCTGATGTTGTTGAATTCATAATTTCAAAAATGCAAAATCCACGCATTTTACGTTTCTTAATCGAAACAACGCAAGACGAGCATATTAATAGGCTTGCAAAAGAAAAATTAAATTTCAAGCCACTTAGTGAAACAGAAAGAGATATGTATCAAGGTATCGTGAATTATAAAAAAATTGCTGGTCAAGGTGGATTCACGGCACAGGTGATTAAAGAAGCTGAAGAGAAATTAGAGACAGGTGGTACATATAGTGTCCATAATCCTGATTTCCTCACAGGTGCTAATATCTCTGTTTGCTTAACAAAAGAATTCATGGATGCAGTAGAAAATGACGATGTTTTTGAACTAAAATTCCCTGATGTTGAGAATTACAATGAGCAAGAAATGAAAGAATACAATGAGAAATGGCATTCAATTGGTGATGTGCGTGAGTGGGAACGTATGGGTTACAAAGTGCGCACATATCGTGCAATTAAAGCGAAAGAGCTTTGGAATCTAATTAATATTTGTGCGACATATTCAGCCGAACCAGGTATTTTCTTTATTGATAATGCGAATGAGATGACCAACGCAACAGCGTATGGTCAAAAGGTAGTGGCAACAAATCCGTGTGGAGAACAACCACTAGCACCATATTCAGTCTGCAACCTTGCGGCTGTGAACTTAGCAGAGATGGCTGATAAAGATAATAAAACGGTAGATTTTGAAAAATTAAGAGAAACTGTTCGTGTTGGTGTACGTATGCAAGATAACGTCATTGATGCAACACCTTATTTCCTTGAAGAGAATAAAAAACAAGCATTAGGAGAGCGTCGCGTTGGTTTAGGTGTAATGGGACTCCACGATTTGCTTATTTATTGTGAAACTGAATATGGTTCAGCAAAAGGAAATGAGCTCATCGATAATATATTTGAAACAATTGCAACAACTGCTTATAGTGAATCAGTTGAACTTGCGAAAGAAAAAGGCAGCTTTCCATATTTAGAAGGCACTACGGCGGAAGAATCAATGAAAATTCGTCATCGTTTCACAGAAACTGGTTTTATGAAACGCATGCCTGAAGATGTTCGTGAAAGCATTATAGAACATGGTATCCGCAATTCACATCTATTAACTGTAGCTCCAACAGGATCGACAGGTACAATGGTAGGAGTATCAACAGGCTTAGAACCTTATTTCTCTTTCTCTTATTACCGTAGTGGTCGACTTGGGAAGTTTATTGAAGTGAAGGCAGATATCTTACAAGAGTATTTAGACAGGCACCCTGAAGTTGATGCCAATGAATTACCAGCATGGTTCATTTCTGCAATGGAATTATCACCTGAAGCACATGCTGATGTCCAGTGTGTTATCCAACGATGGGTTGACTCTTCGATTAGTAAAACTGTAAATGCACCGAAAGGTTACACAGTTGAACAGGTTGAAGGAGTGTACGAGCGTCTTTATCGTGGTGGTGCAAAGGGCGGTACAGTATACGTCGATGGTAGTCGTGATGCACAAGTCTTAACATTAACAAAAGAAGAAAATTCTTTTGATGATAAACAAGAAGAACAGGCAAAGGATACATCACATGTTGTACTTGTTGATACGATCAATGCTCTACGTTCAACAGATGTAACTATAGGATCAGAAGTAGGTAATACTTGTCCAGTTTGTCGACAAGGGACGGTAGAAGAAATTGGTGGATGTAATACATGTACGAACTGTAATGCACAATTAAAATGTGGACTATAA
- the splB gene encoding spore photoproduct lyase, with the protein MEPFLPQLVYIEPRAMEYELGRNLRKKFEDMGIEIRETTSHNQVRNLPGNNEFQKYRNAKSTLVVGVRKTLKFDTSKPSAEYAIPLATGCMGHCHYCYLQTTLGSKPYIRTYVNLEEIFDQAEKYMQERMPDITRFEAACTSDIVGIDHLTHSLKQAIEYFGEKEYAQLRFVTKFHHVDHLLDAKHNGRTRFRFSVNSRFVIDNFEPGTSSFDERIEAARKVALADYPLGFIVAPIYRHDNWEDGYYELFERLEKALRDLKIEDITFELIQHRYTKPAKRVIEKRYPKTKLEMNEDKRKYKWGRYGIGKYVYPTDQAKELEETLKGYIHKFFPQAEIQYFT; encoded by the coding sequence ATGGAACCATTTTTACCACAACTCGTATATATTGAGCCTAGAGCAATGGAGTACGAGTTAGGTCGAAATCTGAGAAAAAAATTTGAAGATATGGGTATTGAAATTAGAGAAACAACTTCACATAACCAAGTACGTAACTTGCCGGGAAATAATGAGTTTCAGAAGTATCGAAATGCTAAATCAACATTAGTTGTAGGTGTAAGGAAGACGTTGAAATTTGACACTTCAAAACCATCGGCAGAATATGCCATTCCATTAGCAACAGGTTGTATGGGGCATTGTCATTATTGTTATCTACAAACGACATTAGGTTCTAAGCCTTATATCCGTACGTACGTTAATCTAGAAGAAATATTTGACCAAGCAGAAAAATATATGCAAGAAAGAATGCCAGACATTACAAGGTTTGAGGCAGCGTGTACGAGTGATATTGTTGGAATTGATCATCTTACACATTCACTGAAACAAGCGATCGAATATTTTGGAGAAAAAGAGTATGCTCAACTAAGATTTGTTACGAAATTTCACCATGTAGATCATTTGTTAGATGCAAAACATAATGGAAGAACTCGCTTTCGATTTAGTGTTAACTCTAGGTTTGTAATTGATAATTTTGAACCGGGAACTTCTTCTTTTGATGAGCGAATTGAGGCTGCTAGAAAAGTTGCACTGGCAGATTATCCGTTAGGTTTTATCGTTGCTCCAATTTACCGACATGATAATTGGGAAGATGGTTACTATGAGTTATTTGAACGGTTAGAGAAGGCATTAAGAGACTTGAAAATTGAAGATATTACATTTGAACTTATTCAGCATCGATATACAAAACCAGCTAAACGGGTAATCGAGAAACGTTATCCTAAAACTAAACTTGAAATGAATGAGGATAAACGTAAATACAAATGGGGGAGGTACGGTATAGGTAAGTATGTCTATCCAACCGATCAAGCAAAAGAGTTAGAAGAAACACTTAAAGGTTATATACACAAATTCTTTCCACAAGCTGAAATTCAATACTTTACTTAG
- the mntR gene encoding transcriptional regulator MntR, which translates to MPTPSMEDYIEQIYMLIDEKGYARVSDIAENLSVHPSSVTKMVQKLDKDEYLIYEKYRGLVLTPKGKKIGKRLVFRHELLEEFLSLIGVEEDKIYNDVEGIEHHLSWESIDRIGDLVQYFTEDKSRVDDLRETQKKKTTNN; encoded by the coding sequence ATGCCGACGCCAAGTATGGAAGATTACATTGAACAAATATATATGTTAATTGATGAAAAAGGATACGCGAGAGTATCGGATATTGCAGAAAATTTGTCGGTGCATCCATCCTCCGTTACAAAAATGGTGCAAAAATTAGATAAAGATGAATATCTAATATATGAAAAATATCGTGGTTTAGTGCTTACACCTAAGGGCAAAAAAATAGGGAAACGACTTGTTTTTCGTCATGAGTTGCTTGAAGAATTTTTGAGTCTTATAGGTGTGGAAGAAGATAAGATTTATAATGATGTTGAAGGAATTGAGCATCATTTGAGTTGGGAATCAATCGATCGAATTGGAGATCTTGTTCAATATTTTACTGAAGATAAGTCACGTGTGGATGATTTGCGAGAAACACAAAAAAAGAAAACAACAAATAATTAA
- a CDS encoding patatin-like phospholipase family protein: MYVDGVFSGGGMKAIALVGALQVTEERGIQFRRVAGTSAGSIMAAFVAAGFRSPEILQVLEEFDTRKFMDAPKTFFPLFKWVRLYWKLGLYKGNELENWVEERLKGRGIRTFADIPKGSLRIIASDLTRGEIVIIPDDLYKYGLRSDNFSIAKAVRMSCSLPYFFQPVKLYSVNGEKSIIVDGGMLSNFPVWLFMRENRRPVLGFKLSANLENTPEHKIKNGIDMYHALFATMKDAHDARYISSTFKDSTIFIPVNSVLVEEFEISKAKKEQMIMLGRNRAENFFKNWSY, encoded by the coding sequence ATGTATGTAGACGGTGTATTTTCTGGAGGAGGAATGAAGGCAATTGCCCTTGTAGGAGCACTACAAGTAACAGAAGAGCGTGGAATTCAATTTCGACGTGTCGCTGGAACGAGTGCAGGATCTATAATGGCGGCTTTCGTTGCAGCTGGGTTTCGTAGTCCTGAAATCCTTCAAGTGTTAGAAGAATTCGATACGAGAAAATTCATGGATGCTCCTAAGACTTTTTTTCCTCTCTTTAAGTGGGTGAGGTTATATTGGAAATTAGGTTTATATAAAGGTAATGAATTAGAAAACTGGGTTGAAGAGCGCTTAAAAGGTCGAGGGATTCGAACATTTGCTGATATACCAAAAGGTTCGCTTCGAATCATTGCTTCTGACCTAACACGAGGTGAAATTGTAATTATACCAGATGATTTATACAAATATGGTCTTCGTTCTGATAACTTCTCAATAGCAAAAGCAGTTCGTATGAGCTGTAGCCTTCCTTATTTCTTTCAACCAGTAAAATTATATTCAGTTAATGGGGAAAAGAGTATCATCGTCGATGGTGGTATGTTGAGTAACTTTCCGGTCTGGTTGTTTATGAGAGAGAATAGACGTCCTGTATTAGGGTTTAAATTAAGTGCTAATCTAGAAAATACACCTGAACATAAAATTAAAAACGGAATTGATATGTATCATGCTTTGTTTGCAACAATGAAGGACGCTCATGATGCGCGTTATATTTCTTCAACTTTTAAGGATAGTACAATCTTCATACCTGTTAATTCTGTATTGGTAGAAGAGTTTGAAATTAGTAAAGCAAAGAAAGAGCAGATGATCATGCTTGGGCGTAATCGAGCAGAAAATTTCTTTAAAAACTGGAGTTATTAA
- a CDS encoding SA1362 family protein encodes MFRQINPIVSILIGLAAFGLLYKLFTNPMSLIMQLIITAGIVVLLLFIFSSIMNRRYSNSDYSAYRKAVKQSKNKYKTSPTAKDSTSIMPKKVQMKNKPKTTTNKSKTSASRKRRDTNLTVIEGKKGKKRNRALF; translated from the coding sequence GTGTTTCGCCAAATTAACCCAATTGTGTCGATTCTTATCGGATTAGCCGCTTTCGGTTTATTATATAAGCTGTTCACCAATCCAATGTCGTTAATTATGCAGTTGATTATAACCGCTGGTATCGTGGTACTTCTTCTCTTTATTTTCAGTTCAATCATGAACCGCCGTTATAGTAACAGTGATTATTCAGCCTATCGAAAGGCAGTAAAACAATCAAAAAACAAATACAAAACATCTCCAACCGCTAAAGATTCCACATCAATAATGCCAAAAAAAGTTCAAATGAAAAACAAACCGAAAACAACCACTAACAAAAGTAAAACATCTGCTTCACGTAAACGAAGAGATACAAACCTTACTGTAATAGAAGGAAAAAAAGGCAAAAAAAGAAATCGGGCACTATTTTAG
- a CDS encoding DUF1385 domain-containing protein, with translation MSKEKQKAYGGQAVIEGVMFGGKHTSVTAIRRNDNSIDYLVTDKKERPVLNKFKKIPFLRGIIAIIEASANGSKHLNFSSERYELSPDEDHTLEQVQDSKLTMILGVAGVGILSFLFGKFIFTLTPAFVAASLRPIFPGHLEQNLLEGLFKLILLLGYIYAISLTPLIKRLFQYHGAEHKVINTYENNDELTVENVQSHSRLHYRCGSSFILFTVVIGVFVYLLVPTEPLWFRVVNRLALIPVVLGIAFEVLQFTNKLRQVPVLRYLGYPGLWLQLLTTKEPNDQQVEVAIASFKKMLEQEETYDNEKSKLQIG, from the coding sequence ATGTCCAAAGAGAAACAAAAAGCATACGGTGGGCAAGCCGTAATTGAAGGTGTTATGTTCGGTGGGAAACATACATCTGTAACAGCGATTCGACGTAATGATAACTCAATTGATTATCTCGTAACAGATAAAAAAGAACGACCAGTATTAAATAAATTTAAAAAAATCCCATTTTTGCGTGGTATTATTGCAATCATTGAAGCAAGTGCTAACGGGTCAAAACATTTAAATTTCTCAAGTGAACGTTATGAACTTTCTCCTGATGAAGACCATACACTTGAGCAAGTCCAAGATTCTAAGCTCACAATGATTTTAGGTGTTGCAGGTGTAGGTATTCTCTCCTTTTTATTCGGGAAATTCATCTTTACATTAACACCTGCATTTGTTGCAGCTTCATTGAGACCAATTTTCCCAGGGCATCTTGAGCAAAACTTACTTGAAGGTTTATTTAAGCTCATTCTGTTATTAGGTTATATTTACGCTATTTCATTGACACCATTAATTAAACGTCTATTTCAATATCATGGTGCAGAGCATAAAGTCATTAACACTTACGAAAATAACGATGAACTAACTGTTGAAAATGTACAAAGCCATTCACGACTTCATTACCGTTGTGGTAGTAGTTTTATCTTATTTACTGTCGTTATTGGTGTCTTCGTATATTTATTAGTTCCAACTGAACCTCTATGGTTTCGTGTAGTAAATCGTCTTGCTTTGATTCCTGTTGTTCTAGGAATTGCATTTGAAGTATTACAATTTACAAATAAATTACGTCAAGTCCCAGTTCTTCGTTATCTCGGTTACCCTGGTCTTTGGTTGCAGCTATTGACAACGAAAGAACCAAATGACCAACAAGTTGAAGTTGCAATTGCTTCATTCAAAAAAATGCTTGAACAAGAAGAAACATACGACAACGAAAAGAGTAAATTACAAATTGGATAA
- a CDS encoding YqhR family membrane protein — protein MSHQETMSKSNEHLEQNKREVPMSRAARIASIGFSGGLIWSSVGFITYYFNFVEWNPSFVLEAITTGDWRAGVLGTFIGILFISIISIGVAFVYSFALKQVDNVFGGILFGLALWGAVFYLFNPLFPSVKPVSEWDFNSIVTSLCLYILYGVFVGYSISFDAKEMEEAQKAEVKENYSSE, from the coding sequence ATGAGTCATCAAGAAACGATGTCTAAGTCGAACGAACATTTAGAGCAAAATAAGCGTGAAGTACCAATGTCACGTGCTGCTAGAATTGCATCAATTGGATTTAGTGGAGGGCTAATATGGAGCTCTGTTGGATTTATTACGTATTATTTTAATTTTGTAGAATGGAACCCATCATTTGTTTTAGAAGCAATAACAACTGGTGATTGGCGAGCTGGTGTACTTGGAACCTTCATCGGTATTCTATTTATATCTATAATATCCATAGGTGTTGCATTTGTTTACAGCTTTGCATTAAAGCAAGTAGATAATGTATTTGGAGGGATTTTATTTGGGTTAGCATTGTGGGGGGCGGTATTTTACTTGTTTAATCCACTATTCCCTAGTGTAAAACCAGTTTCTGAATGGGATTTTAATTCAATTGTTACGTCGCTATGTTTATATATCTTATATGGTGTATTTGTTGGATATTCAATATCATTTGACGCAAAAGAAATGGAGGAGGCACAAAAAGCAGAGGTGAAAGAAAACTATTCAAGTGAATAG
- the aroQ gene encoding type II 3-dehydroquinate dehydratase encodes MRILVLNGPNLNRLGKREPGIYGSESLAQLEQQLRESSKDDKITIDFFQSNHEGEIIDHIHDAESYDGIILNAGAFTHYSYAIRDAIASVNVPVVEVHISNIHTREPFRHHSVISPVVIGQIAGFGFFGYQMALSALKQHVGKD; translated from the coding sequence ATGCGTATACTTGTGTTGAACGGCCCGAACTTAAATCGGTTAGGTAAACGTGAACCGGGCATATATGGAAGTGAATCATTAGCTCAGTTAGAACAGCAGCTCCGCGAGTCATCAAAAGACGATAAAATCACAATAGATTTTTTTCAATCCAATCATGAAGGTGAAATAATTGACCACATACATGATGCCGAAAGTTATGACGGCATCATTTTAAATGCAGGGGCATTCACTCATTATAGTTATGCAATTCGTGATGCAATTGCAAGTGTGAATGTTCCAGTGGTAGAAGTACATATTTCGAATATTCATACAAGAGAACCATTTAGACATCATTCGGTCATTTCACCAGTTGTGATTGGACAAATCGCTGGGTTTGGCTTTTTTGGTTATCAAATGGCGTTATCAGCATTGAAACAACATGTTGGAAAGGATTGA